One genomic segment of Ehrlichia chaffeensis str. Arkansas includes these proteins:
- a CDS encoding tandem repeat protein effector TRP47: MLHLTTEINDIDFSNNLNIYSGNRFVVTSGDMQVDVGSEPDHGYHILFKNNGHVISDFRGVQAENFVFDIKNHNLRASFLVDPMAPFTELDNSQHPHFVVNMHTANECGSDCVHHNEHDHDAHGRGAASSVAEGVGSAISQILSLSDSIVVPVLEGNASVSEGDAVVNAVSQEAPAASVSEGDAVVNAVSQETPAASVSEGDAVVNAVSQETPAASVSEGDAVVNAVSQETPAASVSEGDAVVNAVSQETPAASVSEGDAVVNAVSQETPAASVSEGDAVVNAVSQETPATQPQSRDSLLNEEDMAAQFGNRYFYF, encoded by the coding sequence ATGCTTCATTTAACAACAGAAATTAATGATATTGATTTCTCTAATAATTTAAATATTTATAGTGGGAATAGATTTGTTGTTACAAGTGGTGACATGCAGGTTGATGTTGGAAGTGAACCTGATCATGGTTATCATATTTTATTTAAAAACAATGGTCATGTTATATCAGATTTTCGTGGTGTACAAGCTGAAAACTTTGTATTTGATATAAAAAATCACAATTTAAGAGCTTCTTTCTTAGTTGATCCTATGGCACCTTTTACAGAATTAGATAACAGTCAGCATCCACACTTCGTCGTTAACATGCACACTGCAAATGAATGTGGTTCTGATTGTGTTCATCACAATGAACATGATCATGATGCACACGGAAGAGGTGCGGCTAGCTCTGTAGCTGAAGGTGTAGGTTCTGCAATAAGTCAAATCTTATCTTTAAGTGACAGTATAGTGGTTCCAGTTCTTGAAGGAAATGCTAGTGTATCTGAAGGAGATGCAGTAGTAAATGCTGTAAGCCAAGAAGCTCCTGCAGCTAGTGTATCTGAAGGAGATGCAGTAGTAAATGCTGTAAGCCAAGAAACTCCTGCAGCTAGTGTATCTGAAGGAGATGCAGTAGTAAATGCTGTAAGCCAAGAAACTCCTGCAGCTAGTGTATCTGAAGGAGATGCAGTAGTAAATGCTGTAAGCCAAGAAACTCCTGCAGCTAGTGTATCTGAAGGAGATGCAGTAGTAAATGCTGTAAGCCAAGAAACTCCTGCAGCTAGTGTATCTGAAGGAGATGCAGTAGTAAATGCTGTAAGCCAAGAAACTCCTGCAGCTAGTGTATCTGAAGGAGATGCAGTAGTAAATGCTGTAAGCCAAGAAACTCCTGCAACTCAACCACAATCTAGAGATTCTTTGTTAAATGAAGAAGATATGGCTGCTCAATTTGGTAATAGATACTTTTATTTCTAA
- the trpS gene encoding tryptophan--tRNA ligase, whose product MSIPIVLSGIQPSGGIHLGNYLGSIRNWVSLQSSYKCFFFLADLHTLTSNNYNSAELKQNSINTLATYLACGIDPNKSVLFVQSSIHAHAELLWIFSCITSTGQLNRMTQFKEKSRNKVSTACLGLYSYPVLMAADILIYKANIVPVGIDQKQHLELTRDIAMNFNSTYNTQYFQIPEPLIMQESAKIMNLRNGKKKMSKSDSSDYTRINLYDSNDVISKKISKATTDSIVGFNFSTLDSRPEVKNLVSIYATLLNINIEQACTNIENFSTKQFKEQLTELLIDNIAPIRHKVTEFLEDKEHLHNIIVSGNNKAASIANKHILEIKEIIGCWS is encoded by the coding sequence ATGTCTATACCTATTGTTTTATCTGGTATACAACCAAGCGGTGGTATACATCTTGGAAACTACTTAGGTTCTATACGTAATTGGGTGTCTTTGCAAAGTTCATATAAGTGCTTTTTTTTTCTTGCTGATTTACATACCTTAACATCTAATAATTATAATTCAGCTGAATTAAAGCAAAATTCTATAAACACATTAGCAACATATTTAGCATGTGGTATTGACCCAAATAAATCAGTTTTATTCGTTCAATCATCCATCCATGCACATGCAGAATTGTTATGGATATTTAGTTGTATTACTTCAACAGGGCAATTAAATAGAATGACTCAATTTAAAGAAAAAAGCCGTAACAAAGTATCAACAGCTTGTTTAGGTCTATACAGCTATCCAGTATTAATGGCTGCGGATATATTAATATACAAAGCAAATATTGTACCAGTAGGTATTGACCAAAAACAACATCTCGAGCTAACTAGGGATATTGCTATGAATTTTAATTCTACATATAACACGCAATATTTTCAAATCCCAGAACCATTGATTATGCAGGAGTCAGCAAAGATTATGAATCTGAGGAATGGAAAGAAAAAAATGAGTAAATCTGACTCATCGGATTACACTCGTATTAACTTATATGATAGTAACGATGTAATTTCAAAAAAAATAAGCAAAGCAACCACTGATTCTATAGTAGGATTCAATTTTAGTACTTTAGATAGTAGGCCTGAAGTTAAAAACCTTGTTAGCATATATGCTACACTTTTAAACATCAATATAGAACAAGCATGCACTAACATTGAAAATTTCAGTACAAAACAATTCAAGGAACAATTAACAGAATTACTCATTGATAATATCGCTCCAATACGACATAAAGTAACAGAATTCCTTGAAGATAAAGAACATCTTCATAACATAATAGTATCAGGTAACAATAAAGCAGCATCTATTGCTAATAAGCACATATTAGAAATAAAAGAAATCATAGGGTGTTGGTCATAA
- a CDS encoding nucleotide exchange factor GrpE gives MSDNGDNNTKSPQHNNPQPNEKSDGKVQPGQPQVNPQRKFTAGINKKKEKLNEDLSELDKLRQQLIHFQNQFRLAVADKENVKRIMQKNIDDTSIYAISNFARDLLSSCDNLETSLKNLKEGDSIHAGVLMTYKELLNTLERHNITRIDPIGEKFNPQFHKAVSQMVDAEKDDNTILHVVQPGYIIKDKLLRAASVIISKKSD, from the coding sequence ATGAGTGATAATGGTGACAACAATACAAAAAGTCCACAGCATAACAACCCTCAACCCAATGAAAAGTCTGACGGCAAGGTTCAACCTGGTCAACCTCAAGTCAATCCACAAAGAAAATTTACAGCAGGAATAAACAAGAAGAAAGAAAAATTGAACGAAGATTTGTCAGAACTAGACAAGCTAAGACAACAATTAATACATTTCCAGAATCAATTCCGTTTAGCAGTTGCTGATAAAGAAAATGTTAAACGCATCATGCAAAAAAATATAGATGATACTTCCATATATGCAATTTCTAACTTTGCTCGTGATTTATTAAGCTCTTGTGACAACTTAGAAACATCATTAAAAAACTTAAAGGAGGGTGACAGTATTCATGCAGGAGTACTGATGACATATAAAGAACTGTTAAACACTCTAGAACGTCACAACATCACTAGAATAGACCCAATCGGAGAAAAGTTTAATCCTCAGTTTCACAAAGCTGTATCCCAAATGGTCGACGCAGAAAAAGATGACAACACCATCTTACATGTTGTACAACCTGGGTATATAATAAAAGACAAATTATTACGTGCAGCTTCAGTAATTATATCTAAAAAGAGTGACTAG
- the ribD gene encoding bifunctional diaminohydroxyphosphoribosylaminopyrimidine deaminase/5-amino-6-(5-phosphoribosylamino)uracil reductase RibD has protein sequence MIRYDKKFMSLALRIARRGLGNVFPNPAVGCIVVNHGMVVGRGYTQVGGRPHAEVIALNNAGHLAKGSTVYVTLEPCSHYGQTGPCALKLIDAGVKRMVIAAKDPDVRVSGNGIELLRNAGIDVKCGVMYEEARELNIGFFYSKIKNRPFITVKLASTLDGKIALKDGNSRWITNELTRNWVHKQRSMYDAIMVGSNTIVQDNPMLNTRLPGLECYSPVRIVIDRFGKVCDYHNIIKTSDVIPTYILTNDVPQTKLGKASCLVVDDKDNFLRSAMKMLSVKIGITRLFVEGGGVLITELLKNQLIDRIIWCRSNKIFGNDAIPSIGDLDILTLQCGYNFRAVDTLYFKDDIVEILEHCTE, from the coding sequence ATGATACGTTACGATAAGAAATTTATGTCTTTAGCATTAAGGATTGCAAGACGTGGTCTTGGTAATGTATTTCCTAATCCGGCTGTTGGATGTATTGTGGTGAATCATGGAATGGTGGTAGGACGTGGATATACACAAGTTGGTGGTAGGCCACATGCAGAAGTTATTGCATTAAATAATGCTGGGCATTTAGCAAAAGGTTCTACTGTATATGTAACTCTTGAGCCATGCTCCCATTATGGGCAAACAGGCCCTTGTGCATTAAAGTTAATAGATGCTGGTGTTAAACGGATGGTAATAGCTGCTAAGGATCCTGATGTGCGTGTTTCTGGAAATGGTATAGAATTATTACGTAATGCGGGTATAGATGTAAAGTGTGGTGTCATGTATGAAGAGGCACGAGAATTAAATATTGGTTTTTTTTATAGTAAAATCAAGAATAGACCTTTTATTACAGTGAAGTTAGCATCTACTTTAGATGGGAAAATAGCGTTAAAAGATGGTAATAGTCGATGGATTACAAATGAGTTAACTCGTAATTGGGTACATAAACAGCGTTCTATGTATGATGCAATTATGGTTGGTAGTAATACTATTGTTCAAGATAATCCAATGCTTAATACTAGGCTTCCTGGTTTAGAGTGTTATTCTCCAGTAAGGATAGTAATTGATCGTTTTGGTAAAGTTTGTGACTATCATAATATCATAAAAACTTCTGATGTTATCCCTACGTATATTTTGACAAATGATGTTCCTCAAACAAAGTTGGGTAAAGCCAGTTGTTTAGTAGTTGATGATAAAGATAATTTTTTAAGAAGTGCGATGAAAATGCTTTCTGTAAAAATAGGTATTACTCGGTTATTTGTTGAAGGAGGTGGTGTTTTAATTACAGAATTGCTTAAAAATCAGTTGATTGATAGAATTATATGGTGTAGATCAAATAAAATTTTTGGCAATGATGCAATACCATCTATTGGTGATTTGGATATCTTGACACTACAGTGTGGTTATAATTTCAGAGCAGTAGATACATTATATTTTAAGGATGATATTGTAGAAATTTTAGAGCATTGTACCGAATAA
- the trp32 gene encoding T1SS effector nucleomodulin TRP32, producing the protein MSQFSEDNMGNIQMPFDSDSHEPSHLELPSLSEEVIQLESDLQQSSNSDLHGSFSVELFDPFKEAVQLGNDLQQSSDSDLHGSFSVELFDPSKEEVQLESDLQQSSNSDLHESSFVELPGPSKEEVQFEDDAKNVVYGQDHVSLSELGLLLGGVFSTMNYLSGYTPYYYHHYCCYNPYYYFDYVTPDYCHHCSESSLE; encoded by the coding sequence ATGTCACAATTCTCTGAAGATAATATGGGTAATATACAAATGCCTTTTGATTCTGATTCACATGAGCCTTCTCATCTTGAGCTACCTAGTCTTTCTGAAGAAGTGATTCAATTAGAGAGTGATCTACAACAATCTTCTAATTCTGATTTACACGGGTCTTTTTCTGTTGAGTTATTTGATCCTTTTAAAGAAGCAGTTCAATTGGGGAATGATCTACAACAATCTTCTGATTCTGATTTACACGGGTCTTTTTCTGTTGAGTTATTTGATCCTTCTAAAGAAGAAGTTCAATTGGAGAGTGATCTACAACAATCTTCTAATTCTGATTTACACGAGTCTTCTTTTGTTGAGTTACCTGGTCCTTCCAAAGAAGAAGTTCAATTCGAAGATGATGCTAAAAATGTAGTATATGGACAAGACCATGTTAGTTTATCTGAATTAGGCTTATTGTTAGGTGGTGTTTTTAGTACAATGAATTATTTGTCTGGTTATACACCGTATTATTATCATCATTATTGTTGTTATAATCCTTATTATTATTTTGATTATGTTACTCCAGATTATTGTCATCACTGTAGTGAAAGTAGTTTAGAGTAG
- a CDS encoding CTP synthase encodes MNQASTRFIFVTGGVVSSLGKGLAAASIGALLQARGFKICLRKLDPYLNIDPGTMSPIQHGEVFVTDDGAETDLDLGHYERFTGVKTTKNDNITTGKVYHNLLKKERRGDYLGQTVQIIPHVTDLINSFILHDTDKLDFVICEIGGTVGDIESQPFLESIRQIGYKLSKNNTIFVHLTLVPYIDAAMELKTKPTQHSVKELSSVGIQPDIILYRSKIPLSKEQRDKIANLCNVSSTNIIPALDVKNIYELPISYHNYNLDTQILNHFNIDSPEPDLRKWENILNISHAVTKTVNVAIIGKYIKLLDAYKSLIEALEHASIHNKVKLSIKWIDSRSLDSNEINIFDKVDSILIPGGFGDDGIQGKMTAITYARLNKIPFLGICMGMQLAIIEFANNVAHLEDANSTEFNLYCKNPVIHQLPELQQNFLGGSMKLGSCPCYLESGSKIFSIYQQSIIHERRRHRYAFNLQYKDLLEQHGLIFTGKSNNNNDSLIEVIELKDHPWFIGVQFHPEFKSSPFHSHPLFISFIKASLD; translated from the coding sequence ATGAATCAAGCTTCAACTAGGTTTATCTTTGTTACTGGAGGTGTGGTATCTTCTCTAGGAAAAGGATTAGCTGCAGCTAGTATAGGTGCACTATTACAAGCTAGAGGGTTTAAGATTTGTTTAAGGAAGTTAGACCCTTATCTCAACATAGATCCTGGAACAATGAGTCCAATTCAACATGGTGAAGTTTTTGTTACTGATGATGGAGCAGAAACAGACTTAGATTTAGGGCACTATGAACGTTTTACTGGAGTTAAAACAACGAAAAACGATAACATAACTACTGGTAAGGTATATCATAATTTGCTAAAGAAAGAAAGAAGAGGAGATTATCTAGGACAAACAGTACAGATCATCCCTCATGTTACCGATCTCATTAATTCTTTCATTTTACATGATACTGATAAATTAGATTTCGTTATATGCGAAATAGGTGGAACTGTAGGGGATATTGAAAGCCAGCCATTTCTTGAATCTATAAGACAAATTGGTTACAAACTCAGTAAAAATAACACTATATTTGTTCATTTAACTTTAGTTCCATACATTGACGCAGCAATGGAACTAAAAACAAAGCCTACCCAACACTCTGTGAAAGAACTAAGTTCTGTAGGCATACAACCAGATATAATACTCTATCGTAGTAAAATACCTTTATCAAAAGAACAAAGAGATAAGATCGCAAATTTATGCAACGTTTCATCAACAAATATTATTCCTGCATTAGACGTTAAAAATATATATGAACTCCCTATCTCTTATCACAACTACAATTTAGACACACAGATATTAAACCATTTTAATATTGATTCACCTGAACCAGATCTACGTAAGTGGGAAAATATACTAAATATTTCTCACGCAGTAACAAAAACAGTAAATGTAGCAATAATAGGAAAGTACATAAAACTACTTGATGCTTATAAGTCATTAATTGAAGCTCTAGAACATGCATCAATCCATAACAAGGTAAAGTTATCAATAAAATGGATAGATTCACGTTCACTAGATAGTAATGAGATAAATATTTTCGACAAAGTTGATTCTATATTAATACCTGGAGGATTTGGTGATGATGGGATTCAAGGAAAGATGACAGCAATAACCTATGCACGTCTCAATAAGATACCATTTCTAGGTATTTGTATGGGAATGCAGCTTGCTATAATTGAATTTGCAAATAATGTGGCACATTTAGAAGATGCTAATTCCACAGAATTTAACTTATATTGCAAGAATCCTGTAATACACCAATTGCCAGAATTACAGCAAAATTTCTTAGGCGGAAGCATGAAATTAGGTTCATGTCCATGTTATTTAGAATCAGGTTCTAAAATCTTTTCCATATATCAGCAATCAATAATACATGAGAGAAGAAGACATAGATATGCATTTAATTTACAGTATAAAGATTTACTCGAACAACATGGGTTAATCTTTACAGGCAAATCAAATAATAACAATGATAGTTTAATAGAAGTTATAGAACTGAAAGATCATCCATGGTTTATCGGAGTACAGTTCCATCCAGAATTTAAATCAAGTCCTTTTCATTCTCATCCATTGTTTATATCATTCATCAAAGCTTCATTAGACTAA
- the secG gene encoding preprotein translocase subunit SecG, with protein sequence MVLTVIQLVLVFFLVILILLQPPESDNLSGFGSTQSNLDSMFTTGSSSNFITKLTVIIATAFIINTVLLVGINAKSVHKESIVKKIAEMSKAHNLPPMEHNNEDSVPFNQ encoded by the coding sequence ATGGTTTTAACAGTTATACAATTAGTCTTAGTATTTTTCTTGGTGATTCTTATATTATTACAACCACCAGAATCTGACAACTTAAGTGGGTTTGGAAGCACACAAAGTAATTTAGACTCAATGTTTACAACTGGATCATCTTCTAATTTTATTACAAAACTCACAGTTATTATTGCTACTGCTTTTATTATCAACACAGTTCTATTAGTGGGCATAAACGCTAAAAGCGTACACAAGGAGTCTATTGTTAAAAAAATTGCCGAGATGAGTAAGGCACATAACCTACCCCCTATGGAACATAATAATGAAGATAGCGTACCATTTAATCAGTAA
- a CDS encoding tyrosine recombinase, translating into MDNQRYVNIFLEAIVAEKHVSHNTYQSYRTDLLGLCKFIDRNDLLLTDASIHELQDYIRFLYEKGYKANTVSRKISAIKNLYGFLYRDNIIENDPTVYLDSPKLSRSLPKTLSYEEVNILLDVAALDVSPDGRRINAIVNILYSSGIRISELVYLKFREVREALDDGDTEICHMKIQGKAKKERIILLNSSAVTSIQKYMEVYEYFIPNGYKMSQWLFPGTKFDNPVTRQRVGQLLKNLAMNAGINVTHVSPHKLRHSFATHLLNNGSDIVFIQKMLGHANLATTQIYTHVASERLKSILLKFHPLRNK; encoded by the coding sequence ATGGATAATCAAAGATATGTAAATATTTTTCTTGAAGCGATAGTAGCAGAAAAACATGTATCTCATAATACTTATCAGAGTTACAGGACTGATTTACTGGGACTCTGCAAATTTATTGATAGAAATGACCTTTTGTTGACAGATGCTAGTATACACGAACTGCAAGATTATATTAGGTTTTTGTATGAGAAGGGATATAAAGCAAATACTGTATCGAGGAAAATATCAGCTATTAAAAATTTATATGGGTTTTTATATAGAGACAATATCATTGAGAATGATCCTACTGTGTATTTGGATTCTCCTAAATTGTCCCGTTCTCTTCCGAAAACGTTAAGTTATGAAGAAGTAAATATATTACTTGATGTTGCTGCTTTAGATGTTTCACCTGATGGAAGAAGGATTAATGCTATTGTTAATATATTATATTCTTCAGGTATACGGATTTCTGAGTTAGTGTATTTGAAATTCCGTGAAGTGAGAGAAGCTTTAGATGATGGTGATACAGAAATATGTCACATGAAAATTCAAGGGAAAGCAAAAAAAGAGAGGATAATATTGTTAAATTCATCTGCTGTAACAAGTATACAAAAATATATGGAAGTTTATGAATATTTTATTCCAAATGGATATAAGATGTCACAGTGGTTGTTTCCTGGTACAAAGTTTGATAATCCTGTAACAAGACAAAGGGTAGGTCAATTACTAAAGAATTTAGCTATGAATGCTGGTATCAATGTTACTCATGTTTCTCCTCATAAACTTCGACATTCTTTTGCGACACATTTGTTGAATAATGGATCAGATATTGTTTTTATTCAAAAGATGTTAGGACATGCTAATCTAGCAACTACACAAATATACACTCATGTTGCGAGTGAAAGATTAAAGAGTATACTACTAAAATTTCATCCTTTACGTAATAAATAA
- a CDS encoding ABC transporter ATP-binding protein yields MSTVFALANIYKSFGRNKEVPVIVNATLQIKKGEIVALIGKSGSGKSTLLHIAGLLDTPSSGSILLNNIECTDKTSDKDKTYLRRHFLGFIYQFHHLLQEFSVLENVMLPQIITGKSKSIAKKNAMEILERVRLQDKLSMPISQLSGGERQRVAIARSLINCPLIVLADEPTGSLDNNTALEVFSLLQEYAKEKNIAILLATHNYSLAQKACRIVKIDSGILRSYSIDESGFNKI; encoded by the coding sequence ATGTCTACAGTATTTGCTCTAGCTAATATTTACAAATCTTTTGGTAGGAATAAAGAAGTACCAGTTATAGTAAATGCAACTTTACAAATAAAAAAAGGAGAAATTGTTGCTTTAATAGGTAAATCAGGATCAGGCAAAAGTACATTATTACACATTGCTGGATTACTAGACACTCCATCTTCAGGGAGTATATTGCTCAATAATATAGAGTGCACAGATAAAACCTCAGACAAAGATAAAACATATTTACGTCGCCATTTTCTAGGATTCATTTACCAATTTCATCATTTACTACAGGAGTTTTCAGTATTAGAAAACGTGATGTTACCACAAATCATTACAGGTAAAAGTAAGTCCATTGCAAAAAAAAATGCTATGGAAATTTTAGAACGCGTAAGACTACAAGATAAATTGTCAATGCCAATATCACAGCTTTCTGGAGGAGAAAGACAACGCGTTGCAATAGCAAGAAGCTTAATCAATTGTCCTCTGATAGTTCTAGCAGACGAACCAACTGGTAGTCTAGATAACAATACTGCACTTGAAGTATTTTCTTTGCTACAAGAATATGCAAAAGAAAAAAATATTGCTATACTCCTTGCAACACATAACTACAGCCTAGCTCAAAAAGCATGTCGTATCGTTAAAATAGATTCAGGTATACTGAGAAGTTATAGCATTGATGAATCAGGCTTCAACAAAATATAA
- a CDS encoding NADP-dependent malic enzyme → MVDLENNGFDEKRKEALEFHCKDLKPGKVSLLPTKPLLTQRDLSLAYSPGVAVPCLEIARNPDLVYEYTARGNYVAVISNGTAVLGLGNIGPLASKPVMEGKAVLFKRFADIDAVDIEVNTSDVDEFVNTVKYLGLSWGGINLEDIKAPECFIIEKRLSEIMDIPVFHDDQHGTAIIVAAGLINALDITGKSFKDVKIVINGAGAAGIACLEMIKLIGVPAENITLCDQNGVIYKGRQLGMNEWKEKHAIETENRSLKDALIMADVFLGLSVKDVLSKDMLLSMNRDPVIFALANPDPEINPNVAHEIRPDAIIATGRSDYNNQINNVMGFPYIFRGALDVRAKSVNNEMKIAAANAIAMLAREYVSDEVSDAYGGRKMNYGKDYIIPTPFDPRLITVVSPAVAKAAIDSGVARKNIENWDEYTKQLASRLSLTSNILSMMYSAVKCDPKRVIFSEGEEEKVIEAAVQWRNQEYGLPILVGRIDKVQEAFDRLGIKDTKGIEIANAAISQRNNEYTDYLYKKLQREGYLYRSCVRDVKTDRNVFAACMLACGDGDVLITGMTRGYYASINDVQKVIGSQGVVFGLSIIVMKERTIFVADTAIHESPTPEQIAEIAIQASVQAKKMGYEPRVSFISSSNFGSHSQEDAKKMRQAIKILDSYNVSFEYDGEMSVDTALNPELLTLYPFCKLTGEANVLVMPTLHSASISSKLLQRAAGVSVIGPILIGMEKPVQIVQMSSSVSEILNLTVLASLVNNTNF, encoded by the coding sequence ATGGTAGATCTTGAAAATAACGGTTTTGATGAAAAGAGAAAAGAAGCTCTTGAATTCCATTGTAAGGATTTAAAACCTGGAAAAGTTTCTCTGTTACCCACTAAACCTCTATTAACACAAAGAGACTTATCATTAGCATATTCTCCTGGTGTTGCAGTACCTTGTTTAGAAATAGCTAGAAATCCTGATTTAGTATATGAATATACTGCGCGAGGAAATTATGTTGCTGTCATTTCAAATGGTACAGCTGTGCTTGGATTAGGTAATATAGGGCCTTTAGCATCTAAACCTGTTATGGAAGGTAAAGCTGTTTTATTTAAACGGTTTGCTGATATTGATGCAGTGGATATAGAAGTTAACACTTCTGATGTAGATGAATTTGTTAATACTGTAAAATATTTGGGACTAAGTTGGGGAGGCATAAATTTAGAAGATATAAAAGCTCCTGAGTGTTTTATTATTGAAAAAAGATTGAGTGAAATAATGGATATTCCAGTGTTCCATGATGATCAACATGGAACTGCTATTATTGTGGCTGCTGGACTTATTAATGCTCTTGATATTACAGGTAAAAGTTTTAAAGATGTTAAAATAGTTATAAATGGTGCTGGTGCTGCAGGTATTGCATGTCTTGAAATGATAAAGTTAATAGGAGTTCCTGCTGAGAATATAACTTTATGTGACCAAAATGGGGTAATATATAAAGGTAGACAACTTGGCATGAATGAGTGGAAAGAAAAGCATGCGATTGAAACAGAAAATAGGTCTTTGAAAGATGCATTGATAATGGCTGATGTATTTCTTGGGTTATCAGTTAAGGATGTGTTGAGTAAAGATATGCTGTTGTCTATGAACAGAGATCCTGTCATTTTTGCTCTAGCAAATCCAGATCCTGAAATTAATCCTAATGTTGCACATGAGATTCGACCTGATGCTATTATAGCTACGGGAAGATCAGATTATAATAATCAGATTAATAATGTAATGGGATTCCCTTATATATTTCGTGGTGCGTTAGATGTACGTGCTAAATCAGTTAACAATGAGATGAAAATAGCTGCAGCAAATGCAATTGCTATGTTAGCGCGTGAATATGTTAGTGATGAAGTGTCTGATGCATATGGTGGTCGTAAAATGAATTATGGGAAGGATTATATTATACCTACTCCATTTGATCCTAGATTAATTACTGTAGTATCTCCTGCAGTTGCAAAAGCTGCTATTGATTCTGGAGTTGCTAGAAAAAATATAGAGAATTGGGATGAATATACTAAACAGTTAGCATCACGACTATCATTGACTTCTAATATCCTTAGTATGATGTACAGTGCTGTTAAATGTGATCCTAAAAGAGTTATTTTTTCGGAAGGAGAAGAAGAAAAAGTTATTGAGGCTGCTGTACAGTGGCGTAATCAAGAATATGGATTACCTATACTTGTAGGGCGTATCGACAAAGTGCAAGAAGCATTTGACCGTTTAGGTATTAAAGATACAAAAGGTATAGAGATTGCTAATGCAGCAATTTCTCAACGAAATAATGAGTATACAGACTATTTATATAAGAAATTACAGCGTGAAGGATATTTATACAGGAGTTGTGTACGAGATGTAAAAACAGATCGTAATGTTTTTGCTGCGTGTATGCTTGCATGTGGTGATGGTGATGTGTTGATTACTGGAATGACAAGGGGGTATTATGCTTCTATTAATGATGTACAGAAAGTCATAGGTTCTCAAGGTGTCGTATTTGGATTATCAATAATTGTTATGAAGGAGCGTACTATATTTGTTGCAGATACTGCTATACATGAATCTCCAACTCCAGAGCAAATTGCTGAGATAGCAATTCAGGCATCTGTTCAAGCTAAGAAAATGGGGTATGAACCTCGTGTTAGCTTTATTTCTTCTTCAAACTTTGGTAGTCATTCTCAAGAAGATGCTAAGAAAATGAGACAAGCTATAAAAATTTTGGATAGTTATAATGTTAGCTTTGAATATGATGGAGAAATGTCTGTTGATACTGCGCTTAATCCAGAGTTGTTAACATTATACCCTTTCTGTAAGTTAACTGGTGAAGCAAATGTTTTAGTGATGCCAACTCTTCATAGTGCTAGTATATCTTCTAAGTTATTACAGAGGGCTGCTGGAGTATCTGTAATAGGTCCTATTTTAATTGGAATGGAAAAGCCTGTACAAATTGTACAAATGTCTTCTTCTGTGTCTGAGATTCTTAATCTTACTGTACTTGCATCTTTAGTGAATAATACTAATTTTTAA